From a region of the Pseudomonadaceae bacterium SI-3 genome:
- a CDS encoding integrase, with amino-acid sequence MGLHEATLSHNPVTSRSQVQVVLASPWHFRKQGVYQLRVRPKGSTVASCTVSLRTTDRPTAMTTSKQLQTSLRAFHLDNPDSTWPELRDHLRSIAEDLLATPTEWELLDVMGLTYSDLNDDLGRIASTAALTVPQTKGVIMARQIMQAAERRLGGDPRQLVKLIDKIDRESDRDSLKASPVSLSVSPPQAPPQALPPVRFESLAESYRNEHRANTKPSSFTEISYCHGTLSEALGDLDMRTHTRAHLIALRETLSETRRPISVNNLLTKLSTVLSWAVSNDLIPKAYTQNLKYKKGAESTRKAFTQEQIATLMAHVNNLPADSWKRWALSLGVITGARLNEYAQLTKEDIRKEGDVWVLDINDNNGKELKTAQSKRLVPLTDGAYGFDLGAFLRFVENSEGDTVLGVNYRLAGRGLNFALRDILSNDDPDLTLHSLRHSITSLLQAEGVPVAYVQAILGQSSGTLAFDTYGSGVPVDRLAVILKEKLPVYALTGPADEPR; translated from the coding sequence ATGGGCCTTCACGAAGCTACACTCAGTCACAACCCAGTCACAAGTCGGTCACAAGTTCAGGTCGTTTTGGCCTCTCCTTGGCACTTCAGGAAGCAGGGCGTTTATCAGTTGAGGGTCCGACCCAAGGGCTCCACTGTGGCATCCTGTACTGTCTCGCTCCGCACTACCGACCGACCTACCGCAATGACCACCAGTAAGCAGCTCCAGACGTCTCTCAGGGCCTTCCACCTCGACAATCCCGACTCGACATGGCCTGAGCTACGCGACCACCTTCGGTCCATAGCTGAGGACCTCCTGGCGACTCCTACAGAGTGGGAATTGTTGGATGTCATGGGTCTGACTTACTCGGACCTCAATGATGACCTGGGGCGAATCGCGTCGACTGCCGCTCTGACCGTCCCTCAGACCAAAGGGGTGATTATGGCGAGGCAGATCATGCAGGCGGCTGAGCGGAGGCTGGGAGGTGACCCAAGGCAGCTGGTGAAGTTAATAGACAAAATAGATAGGGAGTCCGATCGTGATAGCCTCAAGGCATCACCTGTTTCCCTATCTGTAAGTCCACCTCAGGCTCCACCTCAAGCCCTTCCTCCAGTCCGCTTCGAGTCCCTCGCTGAGTCCTACCGAAACGAGCACCGGGCGAACACCAAGCCGAGTAGCTTCACGGAAATCAGCTATTGCCATGGCACCCTCTCGGAGGCTCTTGGCGATCTGGACATGAGGACCCACACACGGGCCCATCTCATTGCCCTTCGGGAGACGCTCTCGGAGACCCGGCGTCCGATTAGTGTGAACAACCTGCTAACCAAGCTCTCCACGGTCCTCAGCTGGGCTGTGAGCAACGATCTGATTCCCAAGGCATACACCCAGAACCTCAAGTACAAGAAGGGCGCAGAGAGCACCAGAAAGGCGTTCACTCAGGAGCAGATAGCTACTCTGATGGCCCACGTTAACAACCTCCCGGCTGACTCTTGGAAGCGATGGGCTTTGTCCCTGGGAGTCATCACCGGGGCAAGGCTGAATGAATACGCCCAGCTGACCAAAGAGGACATACGCAAAGAGGGGGATGTCTGGGTTCTCGACATCAACGACAACAACGGTAAGGAACTCAAGACGGCTCAGTCCAAGAGGCTCGTTCCGTTGACCGATGGGGCCTATGGGTTCGACCTGGGGGCCTTCCTGCGCTTCGTTGAGAACTCCGAGGGGGATACTGTGCTGGGCGTGAACTACCGCCTTGCTGGTCGAGGGCTTAACTTCGCTCTACGGGACATCCTGAGCAACGATGATCCCGATCTGACCCTTCACTCACTGCGGCACTCAATCACGTCCCTGCTGCAAGCTGAGGGGGTCCCAGTGGCGTACGTACAGGCGATCCTTGGGCAGTCATCGGGCACCCTGGCGTTTGATACATATGGCTCCGGGGTTCCAGTCGATAGGCTGGCTGTAATTCTGAAAGAGAAACTCCCGGTTTATGCCCTCACCGGTCCTGCTGACGAGCCTCGATAG
- a CDS encoding serine recombinase: MMIRAYLRASTTEQDATRAKDQLREFAQAHGHRVAGYYVENESGATLKRPELFRLLTDSEPGDVLLVEQVDRLARLNESDWSKLRAELQGKGVLVVALDLPTSHQAMSANRAAPDDFTGRMLAAINTMLLDMLAAVARKDYEDRRRRQAQGIEKAKADGAYRGRKTDEGLHKRIRTLLDEGKSIRAVASLLGCSTNTVQRVRATL; the protein is encoded by the coding sequence ATGATGATCCGCGCTTACCTCCGCGCTTCCACTACCGAGCAAGACGCCACCCGCGCTAAGGACCAGCTTCGGGAGTTCGCCCAGGCCCACGGTCATCGAGTGGCTGGCTACTACGTCGAGAATGAATCCGGAGCCACCCTCAAACGCCCCGAGTTGTTCCGCCTGCTGACCGATAGCGAGCCTGGGGATGTCCTGCTGGTTGAGCAAGTGGATCGGCTGGCCCGCCTGAATGAATCTGACTGGTCCAAGCTGCGGGCCGAACTCCAGGGGAAGGGCGTTCTTGTGGTCGCACTCGATCTGCCGACATCCCACCAAGCCATGAGCGCCAACCGAGCGGCACCAGATGACTTCACCGGGAGAATGCTGGCGGCTATCAATACGATGCTACTCGACATGCTGGCCGCAGTTGCCCGCAAAGATTACGAAGATCGACGTAGAAGGCAGGCCCAGGGAATCGAGAAGGCCAAGGCCGATGGGGCGTATCGAGGAAGGAAAACGGACGAGGGCCTTCACAAGCGCATTCGGACGCTACTCGATGAAGGGAAATCGATCCGGGCGGTTGCGAGCCTCTTGGGCTGCTCAACAAATACGGTCCAGCGGGTCCGAGCGACGCTGTAG